Below is a window of Diaminobutyricibacter sp. McL0608 DNA.
GGCGACGGTTCCACACCGGGCGCGCTCTTCTCGCCGAACGCCTTGCCGATACCCTGAAGCGCCTCGGTCAGCTCGCTGGGGATGATCCACAGCTTGTTGGCCGCGCCCTCCGCGAGCTTCGGCAGCGTCTGCAGGTACTGGTAGGCGAGCAGCAGGTTGTCGGGGCGCCCTTCGTGGATCGCACTGAACACGGTGGTGATGGCCTTCGCCTCGCCCTCCGCGCGCAGCACTGCTGCCTTCGCATAACCCTCGGCGCTGAGAATGGCGGCCTGCCGCTGGCCCTCCGCGTTCAGGATCTCCGACTGCTTGCCACCTTCGGCCGTGAGGATGACGGCGCGGCGGTCGCGCTCGGCGCGCATCTGCTTCTCCATCGAGTCCTGGATCGAGAGAGGAGGATCGATGGCCTTCAGCTCGACGCGAGACACCCGGATTCCCCACTTGCCGGTGGCCTCGTCCAGAACGATGCGGAGCTGTCCGTTGATCTCGTCGCGCGAGGTCAGCGCCTGTTCGAGGTTGAGCCCGCCGACGACGTTACGGAGGGTCGTGGTGGTGAGCTGCTCGACGGCGCCGAGATAGTTGGCGATCTCATAGGTCGCGGCCCGGGCATCCGTCACCTGGAAGTAGACGACCGTGTCGATCGAGACGACCAGGTTGTCCTCGGTGATCACCGGCTGCGGGGGAAAGGACACGACCTGCTCCCGCATGTCGAGGAGGGGGCGCACCCGGTCGACGAACGGCACGACGATGTTCAGGCCCGGCAGGAGCGTCTTGTGATATTTGCCCAGCCGCTCGACGACCCCGGCGGTCGCCTGAGGGATGATTCGGATCGACCTGAACAACGCGACCAGCACGAAGATCGCGATGACCGCGACGATCACGAAGATCACGATCTGCACCACGAATGCGGTGGGGTTGCTCAATGGACGCTCCTCTCAGCGGGCGCGACGACGGCGGTCGCCCCTTCGATTGCTACGACGGTGACGTTCTGGCCCGGGACGACATCGGGCGTGCCCGGGGCGGTGCGGGCCGTCCAGGTCTCACCGACGGCGAGCTTCACCTGGCCACCTCCCGGAGTGACGGTCGACACGACCGTTCCGGACATGCCGATCAGCGCATCCACCAGTGTCTTGGCCGGGTCGCCGCCACGCTTCAGCATGCGCAGGAGCGGCGGCCGGATAGTGAAGAGGAGCAGCACGGAAATCACAGCGCCGATGATGAGCTGGACCCACCACTCTGCGCCGAATAGGCCGCTGATCAGGCCGCCGACACTGCCGATCGCCAGCATGAGGAAGACGAGGTCGACTGTGAGCATCTCAATGATGACGAAAATCAGGATGAGAACGAGCCACACGATCCAGGCGAATTCGTCCATGAGCGCTCCCTTCTTCAGCTGATCTGACGCTATCAGTTCCGAGGGCGCAGAGGCGGAATGCACTTGGTAGTCTCAGGGAGGAAAATCCCGCGAAAGCGGGCAGTCGTTCGATCCCTAGGAGTGCTCCGTGTCCAACCCGCTCGCCCCCGGTTCCCTCGACGGCAGACGTGCCCTGGTCACGGGTTCGTCCCGCGGGATCGGCGCCGACACCGTGCGCTATTTCGCGGAGGCCGGCGCGAGCGTCGTCATCAACTTCCGTAACAAGGAGGCGCGGGCCGTGAAGCTCGCAGACGCCATCCGCGAGGCCGGGGGAACGGCGATGACCGTCGGTGCCGATCTGACCG
It encodes the following:
- a CDS encoding NfeD family protein, with protein sequence MDEFAWIVWLVLILIFVIIEMLTVDLVFLMLAIGSVGGLISGLFGAEWWVQLIIGAVISVLLLFTIRPPLLRMLKRGGDPAKTLVDALIGMSGTVVSTVTPGGGQVKLAVGETWTARTAPGTPDVVPGQNVTVVAIEGATAVVAPAERSVH
- a CDS encoding SPFH domain-containing protein; this encodes MSNPTAFVVQIVIFVIVAVIAIFVLVALFRSIRIIPQATAGVVERLGKYHKTLLPGLNIVVPFVDRVRPLLDMREQVVSFPPQPVITEDNLVVSIDTVVYFQVTDARAATYEIANYLGAVEQLTTTTLRNVVGGLNLEQALTSRDEINGQLRIVLDEATGKWGIRVSRVELKAIDPPLSIQDSMEKQMRAERDRRAVILTAEGGKQSEILNAEGQRQAAILSAEGYAKAAVLRAEGEAKAITTVFSAIHEGRPDNLLLAYQYLQTLPKLAEGAANKLWIIPSELTEALQGIGKAFGEKSAPGVEPSPPAPPATSSVVAPSAPSAPAAPAAPSTPASPETAAPEAAPGASGTDA